The following coding sequences lie in one Nerophis lumbriciformis linkage group LG02, RoL_Nlum_v2.1, whole genome shotgun sequence genomic window:
- the itprip gene encoding inositol 1,4,5-trisphosphate receptor-interacting protein yields the protein MQGAIARVCVVVAAAILNHPLLFPQENATSAVEQDAELMARMRQHEERLARERAKMEEALSQPEEGAWEEAYSWYVWSALSFAVFLAVEMCRADAADWNGGGVDDELPESGCVDATSMALDKDVLANFCDKSTYGHAHDTGRAREFAEGFVDDLLESLRSVCDREADMEVEDFVGMGSMFESWQMCKPPVCDFIVPFSPPDPLAFQVSLWCDPSSDVPPDRRGCGTIRVSRPGDPEGGCLCGSANMGEDMLCLLHANQLHAYLDPRGSSLLAKGGVMAWFQVALTKAWGRISHKYDFEVTFRSLDTAGALKIRFPSGKAMMVNIIPAVQLADTDAYLVSHFPSDCGGPPDPFWPLSLAVYERNLLKHLARPLPQPSCHLHCLQVVTFLHRKQTALTGGNALLDYHWKTVVLHLLLLHPPPAWAADRTECRLRDILGFMHRSLREKRLHHVLIGNHRVPGELRLPETIRRAEPVNLFRSLVLRRDQYANTVRHLQEMMRNAAMLLQEYTPLLSNRGFHY from the coding sequence ATGCAGGGGGCCATCGCGCGCGTGTGCGTGGTGGTCGCCGCCGCCATCTTGAACCACCCCTTGCTGTTTCCCCAAGAGAACGCCACCTCCGCGGTGGAGCAGGACGCGGAGCTGATGGCGCGCATGCGGCAGCACGAGGAGAGGCTGGCGAGGGAACGGGCCAAGATGGAGGAGGCTCTCTCGCAGCCGGAGGAAGGCGCCTGGGAGGAGGCGTACAGCTGGTACGTATGGAGCGCCCTGTCCTTCGCCGTCTTCCTCGCCGTGGAGATGTGCAGGGCGGACGCGGCCGACTGGAACGGCGGGGGTGTGGACGACGAGCTGCCTGAGAGTGGCTGCGTGGACGCCACCTCCATGGCGCTGGATAAAGACGTCCTCGCCAACTTCTGTGACAAAAGCACGTACGGCCACGCCCACGACACCGGGAGGGCCAGGGAGTTTGCGGAGGGTTTTGTGGACGACCTCCTGGAGTCTCTGAGGAGCGTCTGTGACCGGGAGGCGGACATGGAAGTGGAGGACTTTGTCGGGATGGGAAGCATGTTCGAGTCCTGGCAGATGTGCAAGCCCCCGGTGTGCGACTTCATCGTGCCCTTCTCGCCCCCCGACCCGCTGGCCTTCCAGGTCAGCTTGTGGTGTGACCCGTCCAGCGACGTGCCGCCCGACAGGCGGGGGTGCGGCACCATCCGGGTGAGCCGGCCCGGGGACCCCGAGGGCGGGTGCTTGTGTGGTTCTGCCAACATGGGCGAGGACATGCTGTGTCTGCTGCACGCCAACCAGCTGCACGCCTACCTGGACCCCAGAGGAAGCTCTCTCCTGGCCAAAGGTGGAGTCATGGCGTGGTTCCAGGTGGCCCTCACCAAAGCGTGGGGGCGCATCTCCCACAAATATGACTTTGAGGTCACCTTCCGCAGCCTGGACACGGCGGGCGCCTTGAAGATCCGATTCCCTTCCGGGAAAGCCATGATGGTGAACATCATCCCCGCGGTCCAGCTGGCGGACACCGACGCCTACTTGGTCTCGCACTTCCCGTCGGACTGCGGCGGACCTCCAGACCCGTTCTGGCCTCTCTCGCTGGCCGTCTACGAGAGGAATCTCCTCAAGCACCTGGCCAGGCCGCTCCCACAGCCCTCCTGCCACCTGCACTGCCTGCAGGTGGTCACCTTCCTGCACAGGAAGCAGACGGCGCTGACAGGCGGGAACGCTCTGCTGGACTACCACTGGAAGACGGTGGTGTTGCACCTGCTGCTGCTCCACCCGCCGCCCGCCTGGGCCGCCGACAGGACGGAGTGCAGACTGAGGGACATACTGGGCTTCATGCACAGGAGCCTCCGGGAGAAGAGACTCCATCACGTCCTGATCGGGAACCACAGAGTCCCGGGAGAGCTGCGGCTGCCGGAGACCATCCGCAGAGCGGAGCCCGTCAACCTGTTCCGGAGTTTGGTGCTGAGGAGGGACCAGTACGCCAACACTGTGCGCCACCTCCAGGAGATGATGAGGAATGCGGCCATGTTGTTACAAGAGTACACGCCGCTCTTGTCTAATAGAGGCTTTCATTACTAG